The following are encoded in a window of Legionella geestiana genomic DNA:
- a CDS encoding BolA family protein: MISNEELEQRLRDSGDVIFVKMQGDGYHYQLVVVSDVFVGKSRVARQQWVYAKLHDYIANGSVHALSMRTLTRDEWEKEHG; encoded by the coding sequence ATGATTAGTAATGAGGAACTGGAGCAGCGGCTTCGTGACAGTGGTGATGTGATTTTTGTAAAAATGCAGGGGGATGGCTACCATTATCAGCTCGTTGTAGTGTCAGACGTTTTTGTGGGCAAAAGCCGTGTTGCACGGCAGCAGTGGGTGTATGCAAAGCTTCACGATTACATTGCAAATGGCAGTGTGCACGCACTCAGCATGCGCACTCTGACGCGTGACGAATGGGAGAAGGAACATGGATAA
- a CDS encoding STAS domain-containing protein: MASKDYVLPEQLAYGNAGEERERLSRWVEQQVSADIRLSLASVSWCDTAGLALLIEAHRICRKNGKTLQFLAIPEQIALLSRFCGVESLLRGNVQEQ; the protein is encoded by the coding sequence ATGGCGAGCAAAGATTACGTACTGCCAGAGCAGCTTGCCTATGGCAATGCCGGTGAGGAGCGTGAGCGCCTCTCCCGCTGGGTAGAACAACAGGTTTCTGCGGATATCAGGCTTTCGCTTGCATCGGTATCATGGTGCGATACGGCAGGGCTTGCGCTTTTAATCGAAGCGCACCGAATTTGCCGCAAGAACGGCAAAACCCTGCAATTTCTTGCCATCCCGGAGCAGATTGCTTTGTTATCACGGTTTTGCGGTGTGGAATCTCTTTTACGTGGAAATGTGCAGGAACAGTAA